A region of Mesorhizobium sp. AR02 DNA encodes the following proteins:
- a CDS encoding MFS transporter, which translates to MSLPLIALFIAAFAFGTTEFVIAGVLPQVAEGLGVSVPSAGYLVSGYACGIAIGGPLLALATKSLPRKTLLLGLAVAFTIGQAACALAPDFTSMLLLRIAVAVAHGAYFGVAMVVAVGLVPEDKRGMAVAVILSGLTVSNVIGVPAGTAIGNIWGWRATFWVMCALGVAATLAMAALLPRTTGSSARHVGLAREIRVLARQQVWTSLILMLMLMLGQFCLFTYITPTLLEVTGLDENLVPWVLLLNGVGATLGVFLGGKLSDWKLMPSLITMLALQAVTLAVIYAVSPYPVPMVVAIVVWGGLNFAIGTPIQTRILAWTADASNLASSLIPSGFNVGIALAASLGAAMLNAGYGYRSLPVAGALAMLVAVVVAVVSQVWEGRSNATPPLTAPAE; encoded by the coding sequence ATGTCGCTTCCGCTCATTGCCCTGTTCATCGCTGCATTCGCCTTCGGCACCACCGAATTCGTCATTGCCGGCGTGCTGCCGCAGGTGGCGGAAGGGCTTGGTGTCTCGGTTCCCTCCGCCGGCTATCTCGTCTCCGGCTATGCCTGCGGCATTGCCATTGGCGGCCCGCTGCTGGCGCTCGCCACAAAGTCGCTGCCGCGCAAGACCTTGCTGCTCGGCTTGGCCGTCGCCTTCACCATCGGCCAGGCGGCCTGTGCGCTGGCGCCCGACTTCACCTCGATGCTGCTTTTGCGCATTGCCGTTGCGGTCGCGCATGGCGCCTATTTCGGCGTCGCCATGGTGGTCGCCGTCGGCCTCGTTCCCGAGGACAAACGCGGCATGGCAGTGGCGGTCATCCTGTCCGGCCTCACCGTGTCCAACGTCATCGGCGTGCCGGCCGGCACCGCAATCGGCAACATCTGGGGCTGGCGCGCCACCTTCTGGGTGATGTGCGCGCTGGGCGTGGCTGCAACGCTCGCCATGGCGGCACTCCTGCCGCGCACCACTGGATCATCCGCGAGGCATGTCGGCCTTGCGCGCGAAATCCGCGTGCTGGCGCGCCAGCAGGTCTGGACCTCGCTGATCCTGATGCTGATGTTGATGCTCGGCCAGTTCTGCCTGTTCACCTACATCACGCCGACTTTGCTGGAGGTCACCGGGCTCGACGAGAACCTGGTGCCCTGGGTGCTGCTGCTCAACGGCGTCGGCGCCACCCTTGGCGTCTTCCTCGGCGGCAAATTGTCGGACTGGAAGCTGATGCCATCGCTGATCACCATGCTCGCCTTGCAGGCGGTGACGCTGGCGGTCATCTACGCCGTCAGCCCCTACCCCGTGCCGATGGTTGTCGCGATCGTCGTCTGGGGCGGCCTCAACTTCGCCATCGGCACGCCGATCCAGACCCGCATCCTGGCCTGGACGGCCGACGCGTCGAACCTTGCTTCCTCGCTGATCCCGTCCGGCTTCAATGTCGGCATCGCGCTGGCGGCGTCGCTGGGCGCCGCCATGCTCAATGCCGGCTACGGCTACCGCAGCCTGCCGGTGGCCGGCGCTTTGGCGATGCTGGTCGCCGTGGTCGTCGCAGTCGTCTCCCAGGTCTGGGAAGGGCGCAGCAACGCCACGCCGCCGCTGACGGCACCCGCCGAGTAG
- a CDS encoding DUF2061 domain-containing protein, whose product MAQAFGGIDGHPFAQFRQGALSWRVTGTIDTLIISLVVTGSVKLAAAIGITEVFTKSLLYYFHERAWLKIPYGRKTPA is encoded by the coding sequence TTGGCCCAGGCTTTCGGAGGAATCGATGGACACCCATTCGCGCAGTTTCGCCAAGGCGCGCTGTCCTGGCGCGTGACCGGCACCATCGACACACTGATCATTTCCCTGGTCGTGACAGGAAGCGTCAAGCTCGCCGCAGCCATCGGCATAACCGAGGTCTTCACCAAGTCCCTGCTCTACTATTTCCACGAGCGGGCGTGGTTGAAGATTCCCTATGGCCGCAAGACTCCAGCCTAA
- a CDS encoding Na/Pi cotransporter family protein, whose protein sequence is MSGSVVLLHLAGAVALMLFATRMVKTGVERAYGDVLRHRLRATMRNPIMAVLAGTGLAIALQSSTAVTLLVGSFAGSGIVSGAAGQLAVRGAEIGSALVVKLLTFDLTLLVPLCLITGTVMFMATERRDWRQTGRILVGIGLLILSLEMIGQASEPLRNSQLMPVIINYFSSDSITAYLLAALITWLFQSSIAAVLLMATLAGRGLISPELGVVLILGVNLGSSIIAPMLTRSAGPAVRVVPIGNLLMRGLGSLVMLILFMIVRPHVGFLGTTAADQIVNAHILFNVIILLAGLPLAGFVYRASEKIVALGTKPAPAASLDIIELSALNESALDVPSQALGNATREVVRVCETVEIMLKRIMELYESADADKIKALAALDDRVDRKHAAIKLYLAKLTKNQLTEDEALRCQELIGACIKLEQVGDIIVRNMLVHVKKKVDRGLEFTDEGWSELCAFHSSVLANARLAFNVLVSRDPETARQLVLEKDQLRDREKETSASHFLRLREGTAKSVETSSIHLDTIRDLKQINSLLASMAYPVLEERGLLTGSRLKAS, encoded by the coding sequence ATGAGCGGGTCCGTCGTCCTTCTGCATCTGGCCGGCGCGGTCGCGCTGATGCTGTTTGCCACCCGCATGGTGAAGACCGGCGTCGAGCGCGCCTATGGCGACGTGCTGCGCCACAGACTGCGCGCCACCATGCGCAATCCGATCATGGCGGTGCTGGCCGGCACCGGCCTTGCCATCGCCCTGCAAAGCTCGACCGCCGTGACGCTTTTGGTCGGCTCCTTCGCCGGTTCCGGCATCGTCTCGGGTGCGGCCGGCCAGTTGGCGGTGCGCGGCGCCGAGATCGGCTCGGCGCTCGTGGTCAAACTGCTGACCTTCGATCTCACGCTGCTGGTGCCGCTCTGCCTGATCACCGGCACGGTGATGTTCATGGCCACGGAGCGGCGCGACTGGCGCCAGACCGGCCGCATCCTGGTCGGCATCGGCCTTCTGATCCTGTCGCTGGAAATGATCGGCCAGGCGTCGGAGCCGCTGCGCAACAGCCAGCTGATGCCGGTCATCATCAATTACTTCTCCAGCGATTCCATCACCGCCTATCTCTTGGCGGCGCTGATCACCTGGCTGTTCCAGTCGAGCATCGCGGCGGTTCTCTTGATGGCGACGCTGGCCGGCCGCGGCCTGATCAGCCCGGAACTCGGCGTCGTCCTCATCCTCGGCGTCAATCTCGGCTCCTCGATCATCGCGCCGATGCTGACCCGCTCGGCCGGACCCGCCGTGCGCGTCGTGCCGATCGGCAATCTCCTGATGCGCGGGCTGGGCTCGCTGGTCATGCTGATCCTGTTCATGATCGTCCGCCCGCATGTCGGCTTCCTCGGCACGACGGCGGCGGACCAGATCGTCAACGCCCACATCCTGTTCAACGTCATCATCCTGCTTGCCGGCCTGCCGCTGGCCGGCTTCGTCTACCGCGCCTCGGAAAAGATCGTGGCGCTCGGCACCAAGCCGGCCCCGGCCGCCTCGCTCGATATCATCGAGCTTTCGGCCCTTAATGAGAGCGCACTTGATGTGCCGAGCCAGGCGCTGGGCAATGCAACGCGCGAGGTGGTGCGGGTCTGTGAAACCGTCGAGATCATGCTGAAGCGCATCATGGAACTCTACGAGAGCGCCGACGCCGACAAGATCAAGGCGCTGGCGGCCCTCGACGACCGTGTCGACCGCAAGCACGCGGCGATCAAACTTTATCTCGCCAAGCTCACCAAGAACCAGCTGACCGAGGACGAGGCCCTGCGCTGCCAGGAACTGATTGGCGCTTGCATCAAGCTCGAGCAAGTCGGCGACATCATCGTGCGCAACATGCTGGTGCATGTGAAGAAGAAGGTCGACCGCGGGCTGGAATTCACCGACGAGGGCTGGAGCGAATTGTGCGCCTTCCACAGCTCGGTGCTGGCCAATGCCCGGCTTGCCTTCAACGTCCTGGTCTCGCGCGATCCCGAAACGGCCCGCCAGCTGGTGCTGGAGAAGGACCAGTTGCGCGACCGCGAGAAGGAAACCAGCGCCAGCCATTTCCTGCGGCTGCGCGAAGGCACCGCCAAGAGCGTCGAAACCAGCTCGATCCACCTCGACACCATCCGCGACCTGAAGCAGATCAACTCGCTGCTGGCCTCGATGGCCTATCCGGTGCTGGAAGAGCGCGGCCTGCTGACGGGGTCGAGGCTGAAGGCGAGCTGA
- a CDS encoding RcnB family protein, which produces MKRIVLSVLAVAMLAATSLTGQAAPMNAPVAPQSNYTKVDWQKPGHHKDVKKRVFKKKVVVKRNNWRNGQKYSGWRQHQPIRDYGRYGLHRPGRGQEWIRVGNDYVLVGILSGVIFGALAAQ; this is translated from the coding sequence ATGAAACGCATTGTTCTTTCTGTCCTCGCCGTCGCGATGCTCGCCGCCACGTCGCTCACCGGCCAGGCCGCGCCGATGAACGCGCCGGTCGCGCCGCAGTCGAATTACACCAAGGTCGACTGGCAGAAGCCCGGCCACCACAAGGATGTGAAGAAGCGCGTCTTCAAGAAGAAGGTCGTCGTGAAGCGCAACAACTGGCGCAATGGCCAGAAATATTCGGGCTGGAGGCAGCACCAGCCGATCCGCGACTATGGCCGCTACGGCCTGCATCGTCCCGGCCGCGGCCAGGAATGGATCCGCGTCGGCAACGACTATGTGCTGGTCGGCATCCTGTCGGGCGTCAT